A stretch of the Lolium perenne isolate Kyuss_39 chromosome 3, Kyuss_2.0, whole genome shotgun sequence genome encodes the following:
- the LOC127342567 gene encoding cyclin-B1-3 — protein sequence MASRRQAAAGAGAGDVLAQEHKGDVRLVKKTKAKVAQQPAAETRRPLVEVGNVINGRHAPADPSRHREVAAVEDNKCVRAIKQQKENNRVKPQVIVISSDSENEKKNQAKRAASRRSPINTLTKILSKCSRASDGVISSPKKAPVTYNIDASDAHNELAVVDYVEDIYRFYKSTESTCRPLCTYMISQTDINERMRAILIDWIIEVHHRLILMPETLYLTVYIIDQYLSMKNVLRKDLQLIGVSAMLIACKYEEIWAPLVQDLLCISDNSFSREQVLRKEKSILNKLQWNLTVPTLYMFMVRYLKAAMGDKELENMAFFYAELSLVQYTMLQYPPSKTAAAAVYAARCTLKMSPRWNDVLEHHTGLAEWQLLDCAMRLASLHSAAPGSKQKVVYVKYSNPKLGSVSLYAPSKRLMI from the exons ATGGCGTCGAGGAGGCAGGCGGCCGCCGGCGCCGGTGCCGGcgatgttcttgctcaagaacacaaGGGCG ATGTCAGGCTCGTCAAGAAAACAAAGGCCAAGGTTGCTCAACAACCAGCAGCAGAAACTCGTCGACCCCTTGTCGAGGTCGGCAATGTCATAAATGGCCGGCATGCTCCAGCTGATCCGAGCCGTCACAGAGAAGTAGCTGCTGTAGAAGATAACAAGTGTGTGAGAGCAATCAAGCAACAGAAGGAGAACAACAGGGTGAAGCCCCAAGTTATCGTGATAAGTTCAGACTCAGAAAATGAGAAGAAAAATCAAGCTAAAAGAGCCGCCTCCCGGAGGTCGCCCATCAACACACTTACAAAAATTCTTAGCAAATGCAGCAGG GCTTCTGATGGGGTGATCTCCAGCCCGAAGAAGGCCCCGGTGACGTACAACATTGACGCATCTGATGCTCACAATGAGCTGGCAGTGGTTGATTATGTTGAAGACATTTACAGGTTCTACAAGAGCACTGAG AGCACCTGCCGGCCTCTCTGTACGTACATGATTTCACAGACCGATATAAATGAGAGAATGAGGGCAATACTGATTGATTGGATTATTGAGGTCCACCACAGGCTTATTCTCATGCCAGAGACCTTGTACCTGACGGTCTACATTATTGATCAGTACTTGTCCATGAAGAATGTTCTGAGAAAGGACCTTCAGCTCATTGGCGTGAGCGCCATGCTGATAGCATGCAAGTATGAAGAGATATGGGCTCCCCTG GTTCAGGATCTGTTGTGCATATCAGACAATTCATTTTCCCGGGAACAGGTCCTACGCAAGGAGAAGTCCATACTCAACAAGCTGCAGTGGAACTTAACAGTTCCAACCTTGTATATGTTCATGGTTCGGTATCTGAAAGCTGCAATGGGGGATAAGGAG CTGGAAAATATGGCGTTCTTTTATGCCGAGCTTTCACTGGTTCAGTACACCATGCTACAATACCCCCCATCAAAGACTGCAGCAGCAGCTGTCTACGCTGCTCGGTGCACACTGAAAATGAGCCCACGCTGGAACGATGTCCTGGAGCACCATACAGGCTTAGCTGAGTGGCAGCTGCT GGATTGCGCGATGCGGCTGGCAAGCCTGCACTCGGCGGCACCAGGGAGCAAGCAGAAGGTGGTCTACGTCAAGTACTCAAACCCCAAGCTTGGGTCCGTGTCGCTCTACGCCCCTTCAAAGAGACTGATGATTTGA